A stretch of the Coregonus clupeaformis isolate EN_2021a unplaced genomic scaffold, ASM2061545v1 scaf2994, whole genome shotgun sequence genome encodes the following:
- the cwc25 gene encoding pre-mRNA-splicing factor CWC25 homolog, producing the protein MGGGDLNLKKSWHPQTMKNIERVWKAEQKHEAEVKKIEELQKELRDERAREDITRFAQQTGALKKKEDRLDWMYQGPGGQVSRDEYLLGRPIDKQITQQFEEPESGPSEQTGLLPGSIFNPSTPASTLDMAAKIREDPLFDIRKREEEKKREVLTNPVKMKKIKEMLRQNLEKKDKKKKRKKDKKEKREEKERRKEKKHKRRSSSSEDEEKKHRHHSKEESKETTHSHSHHRSVPAGYGLQFPAGRHHQSSKPPNHSRHRSQERSHSRSPQRTDGNGHHSSQRTDNHSSHKSENHSSHRTDQFKVPQFQRPKAPSPQKDRYQRRQSSTTKCLSAEELEKKRREMMDFAKQRDEERENNIRSYKRQDELEKEREKEKGGKHDRNAGFIHNMKLESASTSSLEDRVKRNIHSIQRTPASLEKNFMRR; encoded by the exons ATGGGAGGAGGTGACCTC AACTTGAAGAAGAGCTGGCATCCCCAGACTATGAAAAACATAGAGCGGGTGTGGAAGGCTGAACAGAAGCACGAGGCTGAGGTGAAGAAGATTGAGGAGCTTCAGAAGGAGCTGAGAGATGAACGAGCTCGAGAAGATATAACCAGATTCGCTCAGCAGACTGGGGCTCTAAA GAAAAAAGAGGACCGGTTGGACTGGATGTACCAGGGGCCAGGTGGTCAGGTGTCCCGTGATGAGTACCTGCTGGGCCGCCCCATTGACAAGCAGATCACCCAGCAGTTTGAGGAGCCAGAGAGCGGTCCATCCGAACAAACCGGCCTCCTGCCTGGCTCAATCTTCAACCCTTCCACCCCTGCATCCACCCTCGACATGGCTGCCAAGATCAGAGAGGACCCGCTGTTTGATATCAG GAAacgagaggaggagaagaagagggaggtCTTGACAAACCCAGTGAAAATGAAGAAGATCAAAGAAATG CTGCGTCAGAATCTTGAAAAGAAAGACAAgaaaaagaagaggaagaaggacAAGAAGGAGaaaagggaggagaaagagaggagaaaggagaagaaGCATAAGAGAAGGAGCTCAAGCTCTGAGGATGAAGAGAAAAAACACAG GCACCATTCTAAAGAGGAATCCAAAGAGACAACCCACTCACATTCCCACCACCGCAGTGTCCCAGCTGGCTATGGACTACAG TTTCCAGCTGGGAGGCATCATCAGTCCTCAAAGCCCCCCAACCACTCGAGGCACCGTTCTCAGGAGAGGAGCCACTCTCGATCGCCTCAAAGGACAGACGGGAACGGCCATCATTCCTCTCAAAGGACAGACAACCACTCCTCTCACAAATCAGAGAACCACTCATCCCACAGGACAGACCAGTTCAAAGTTCCACAGTTCCAGCGTCCCAAAGCCCCCAGCCCACAGAAAGATCGCTACCAAAGGCGTCAGAGCAGTACCACCAA ATGTCTCTCTGCTGAAGAgctggagaagaagaggagagagatgatggaCTTTGCCAAACAGAGAGACGAAGAGCGTGAAAACAACATTAGAAGTTACAAACGACAGGATGAACTGGAGAAGGAGCGGGAGAAAGAGAAAGGTGGCAAGCATGACCGCAACGCTGGCTTTATCCA TAACATGAAGCTGGAGAGTGCCTCCACCTCTTCCTTGGAGGACCGAGTCAAGAGAAACATCCATTCCATACAGAGGACCCCCGCATCCCTGGAGAAGAATTTCATGAGGAGATGA